The following are from one region of the Sorghum bicolor cultivar BTx623 chromosome 2, Sorghum_bicolor_NCBIv3, whole genome shotgun sequence genome:
- the LOC8084079 gene encoding cysteine-rich receptor-like protein kinase 6, with amino-acid sequence MAHHLLPLLAVLAAAAALLVAPPVAAYPWPVCGQSNYFKPNGTYQAHLDFVAATLPKNASASRSLFATTVVGTIPEQLWAMALCRGDVNATDCFTCLTQAFRDLPNDCSYDMDGTIYYDQCILHYSDVLTFPGAGTGPTTDTYAVNFNTNVTSDPAQFTSLLAALINATVAYAADNSTRLFATGEADFNQEFPKVYSLAQCTPDQTPAHCRNCLAKAVAKYQGSFYDYIGGRVLGINCSYRYEIVSFFNGPAMVRLASPSSGAPASAPAPAPAPASALQPTVGTPPAAGKGGKEYGIPVVIVAVLLPSIAALNLVAWLCYWKRQRPIEQAKQKYPMYSAGAEDTETVDSMMMDVSTLRAATGDFDETNKLGEGGFGAVYKGVLPDGDEIAVKRLSKSSTQGVEELKNELALVAKLKHKNLVRLIGVCLEQQERLLVYEFVPNRSLDLILFDTENHKREQLDWGQRYTIINGIARGLQYLHEDSQLKVVHRDLKASNILLDANMSPKISDFGLARIFSRDQTQAVTNRVVGTYGYMAPEYMMRGNYSVKSDAFSFGVMVLEIVTGRKNNSNNDGTQQSGDLLTTVWEHWETGTVVELVDPNMGGGSIPEDDVLRCIHIGLLCVQGDPAARPVMSSVVVMLGSNTVTLQAPSKPAFCARNNSNTAVSSTAPLQG; translated from the exons ATGGCTCACCACCTCCTGCCCTTGCTTGCCgttctcgccgccgccgccgcactgcTCGTGGCGCCGCCCGTCGCAGCTTACCCGTGGCCAGTGTGCGGCCAGAGCAACTACTTCAAGCCTAACGGCACATACCAGGCTCATCTCGACTTCGTCGCGGCCACGCTGCCCAAGAACGCCTCCGCGTCCCGGTCCCTCTTCGCCACCACCGTCGTCGGCACCATCCCGGAGCAGCTCTGGGCCATGGCGCTCTGCCGCGGCGACGTCAACGCCACGGACTGCTTCACCTGCCTGACTCAAGCCTTCAGAGACCTTCCGAACGACTgctcctacgacatggacggCACCATCTACTACGACCAGTGCATCCTCCATTACTCCGACGTGCTCACCTTCCCCGGCGCCGGCACCGGCCCGACGACCGACACGTACGCCGTCAACTTCAACACAAATGTCACGTCGGACCCGGCCCAGTTCACGAGCCTCCTGGCCGCCCTCATCAACGCCACCGTCGCGTACGCCGCCGACAACTCCACGCGGCTGTTCGCGACAGGGGAGGCTGACTTCAACCAGGAGTTCCCCAAGGTGTACAGCCTGGCGCAGTGCACGCCGGATCAGACGCCGGCGCACTGTCGGAACTGCCTCGCCAAGGCCGTAGCGAAGTACCAGGGGTCGTTCTATGACTACATCGGAGGCAGGGTGCTTGGCATCAACTGCAGCTACCGGTACGAGATCGTGTCCTTCTTCAATGGACCGGCGATGGTTCGGCTGGCATCACCGAGCTCTGGAGCTCCGGCAtcagcaccggcaccggcaccagCGCCGGcttcagctctgcaaccaactGTTGGGACGCCGCCGGCAGCAGGGAAAG GGGGCAAAGAGTACGGTATCCCGGTCGTGATCGTTGCAGTTCTACTACCAAGTATTGCAGCCTTGAACCTTGTTGCCTGGCTCTGTTACTGGAAGCGTCAGCGACCAATTGAACAGGCGAAACAGAAAT ATCCCATGTATTCAGCTGGAGCTGAGGACACGGAGACGGTGGACTCAATGATGATGGACGTGTCCACCCTGCGGGCCGCGACAGGGGATTTCGACGAGACCAACAAGCTTGGCGAAGGTGGCTTCGGAGCGGTGTACAAG GGTGTTCTCCCCGATGGCGATGAGATAGCGGTGAAGCGATTGTCAAAGAGCTCGACGCAGGGAGTGGAGGAGCTGAAGAACGAGCTCGCGCTGGTGGCCAAGCTGAAGCACAAGAATCTCGTCAGGCTCATCGGCGTCTGCCTGGAGCAGCAGGAGCGGCTGCTGGTCTACGAGTTCGTCCCCAATCGAAGCCTGGACCTCATTCTCTTCG ACACTGAGAATCACAAACGTGAGCAGCTGGACTGGGGTCAGAGGTACACGATCATAAACGGCATCGCTCGAGGCCTGCAGTACCTGCATGAAGACTCTCAGCTCAAAGTAGTCCACCGTGATCTCAAGGCCAGCAACATCCTGCTCGACGCAAATATGAGCCCCAAAATCTCAGACTTTGGCCTCGCGAGGATCTTCAGCCGAGACCAGACACAGGCCGTCACCAACCGCGTTGTCGGAACCTA TGGGTACATGGCACCAGAATACATGATGCGCGGGAACTACTCTGTCAAGTCTGATGCGTTCAGCTTCGGCGTCATGGTGCTGGAGATCGTCACGGGGAGGAAGAACAACAGTAACAACGACGGCACCCAGCAGTCTGGAGACCTTTTGACCACT GTATGGGAGCACTGGGAGACCGGGACGGTGGTGGAGTTGGTAGACCCGAACATGGGCGGCGGCAGCATCCCGGAGGACGATGTGCTGAGGTGCATCCACATAGGGCTGCTGTGCGTCCAGGGAGACCCCGCGGCTCGGCCGGTGATGTCGTCCGTCGTGGTGATGCTTGGCAGCAATACGGTCACCCTCCAAGCGCCGTCCAAGCCGGCATTCTGCGCCAGGAACAACTCTAACACGGCCGTGTCGTCGACGGCACCGCTGCAGGGCTAG
- the LOC110432221 gene encoding glucan endo-1,3-beta-glucosidase 3-like, with amino-acid sequence MQHIMAFTRLLVVLLGAAFPLLLLFSPAVASELGVSYGRVANDLPDPSSVVKLLGDNGITMVRIYDANSNVLSSLANTGIKVMVMLPNENLADAASSSDKALQWVQNNVAAYYPATNIHGVAVGNEVFNSKPDQNLNLVPAMTNIQKALAQLNLADAIKVTTPIAFNAVAVSWPPSSGAFGDDIAQLVMKPMLQFLQQTGSYLSVNYYPYLTYMAQPDTFNLDYVLGNNPNPGAVDPDTQFKYNSLLDAQRDATYYAMDKLGASYSNMAVHHTEHGAPSGGSLRGGGGGHRRLLQAGGVATIANAQTYINNLMNRVLSGNTGTPHRPNADMNVYIFALFNEDQKGTGAGDVEQHFGLFYPNMQKVYEFDFRGGGVPPAPGAESWCVANASVGESWLQAALEYACGHGADCSAIQPGAACFEPDTVVAHASYAFNSYYQRNGRSNGTCDFNGAGYIVYQEPAGTCDPNASWCVANAEVGDARLQNALDYACGNGADCSAIQPGGQCFQPDTKPSHASYAFNSYYQHKGRASGTCDFSGAASVVYQQPKVGNCVLPSSG; translated from the exons ATGCAGCATATCATGGCGTTCACTCGCCTCCTCGTTGTCCTCCTCGGCGCTGCATTTCCGCTGCTCTTATTATTCTCCCCTGCAG TGGCGAGTGAATTGGGCGTGAGCTACGGGAGGGTGGCGAACGACCTGCCGGACCCGTCGTCGGTGGTGAAGCTGCTCGGAGACAACGGCATCACCATGGTGAGGATCTACGACGCCAACTCCAACGTGCTTAGTTCGCTGGCCAACACGGGCATCAAGGTGATGGTGATGCTGCCCAACGAGAACCTGGCGGACGCCGCCTCCAGCTCAGACAAAGCGCTCCAGTGGGTGCAGAACAACGTGGCCGCATACTACCCGGCCACCAACATCCATGGCGTGGCGGTGGGCAACGAGGTGTTCAACAGCAAGCCCGACCAGAACTTGAACCTCGTCCCGGCCATGACCAACATCCAGAAGGCGCTGGCGCAGCTGAACCTGGCCGACGCCATAAAGGTGACCACGCCCATCGCGTTCAACGCGGTGGCCGTGTCCTGGCCGCCGTCGTCGGGCGCGTTCGGCGACGACATCGCGCAGCTGGTGATGAAGCCCATGCTCCAGTTCCTGCAGCAGACGGGCTCCTACCTCTCCGTCAATTACTACCCTTACTTGACTTACATGGCCCAGCCAGACACTTTCAACCTCGACTACGTCCTGGGGAACAACCCCAACCCCGGCGCGGTAGACCCCGACACCCAGTTCAAGTACAACAGCCTCCTGGACGCCCAGCGCGACGCCACGTACTACGCCATGGACAAGCTGGGGGCATCGTACTCCAATATGGCCGTGCACCACACGGAGCACGGCGCGCCTTCAGGGGGCAGCCtcagaggcggcggcggcggccacagGAGGCTTTTACAGGCCGGAGGAGTGGCCACCATAGCTAACGCTCAGACCTACATCAACAACCTCATGAACCGCGTGCTGTCCGGAAACACCGGCACGCCGCACCGCCCGAACGCCGACATGAACGTGTACATCTTCGCGCTGTTCAACGAGGACCAGAAGGGCACCGGCGCTGGTGACGTCGAACAGCACTTCGGCCTCTTCTACCCCAACATGCAGAAGGTGTACGAGTTCGActtccgcggcggcggcgttccgCCGGCGCCGGGGGCGGAGAGCTGGTGCGTGGCAAACGCGTCGGTCGGGGAATCGTGGCTGCAGGCGGCACTCGAGTACGCGTGCGGCCACGGCGCCGACTGCAGCGCCATCCAGCCCGGCGCGGCGTGCTTCGAGCCGGACACCGTGGTCGCCCACGCCTCGTACGCGTTCAACAGCTACTACCAGCGGAACGGCCGGAGCAACGGGACGTGCGACTTCAACGGCGCCGGTTACATCGTCTACCAAGAACCAGCTG GCACCTGCGACCCGAACGCGAGCTGGTGCGTGGCGAACGCGGAGGTCGGGGACGCGCGGCTTCAGAATGCCCTGGACTACGCATGCGGCAACGGCGCGGACTGCAGCGCCATCCAGCCCGGCGGGCAGTGCTTCCAACCCGACACCAAGCCCTCGCACGCCTCGTACGCGTTCAACAGCTACTACCAGCACAAGGGACGGGCTAGCGGAACTTGCGACTTCTCTGGTGCCGCCTCCGTTGTATACCAGCAACCCA AAGTCGGAAACTGTGTGCTCCCATCGAGTGGTTGA
- the LOC8084080 gene encoding cysteine-rich receptor-like protein kinase 10: MPMEWRLPTAARRKPSQCPLRRGSVAMCKQGAPPLPLPMLAGRYTIIILVFAFLLPAPLAVEIPPSDCDGNKYAANSTFQANLNLLAAALPVNASVSPAGFATLGFGTAPAQANGLALCRGDTNASTCAACVAAAFQDAQQLCPLYMGATVYRGACVLRFANWQFLDFLKEGQWLVSEFFPSIGTSLESVNASDAWFSAAVTGIFRALVDRAVATSNATRKYFATGEMDFDPKLYGLAQCVPDLTLAQCRECLQDLVTIVTTQYLSGRPPSINAFVVWCSLIYSVSPVYDGRAMLQLAAPPVPPPSATFTSPSSGKKRSAAGISAGVACSIAFMLIISVICFLRFQRRINSTENDHPLKKIGRAQCTIFDLPTLLEATEHFSENNKLGEGGFGTVYKGILSDGQEIAVKTLLGRTREGLQQLHNEVLVLAELQHKNLVRLHGFCLHQSDTLLVYEYIKNGSLDNFLFDDSNGNALNWEQQYNIIIGIAKGILYLHEDSSMRIIHRDLKANNILLDDNMEPKIADFGLARLIGEGHTHTQTARVVGTFGYMAPEYAMQGSVSPKIDVFSFGVLVLEIVTRRSNCSSDDHSTVNLLSDVWDHWSKGTMLQMLHPSLDEVAQSQALRCIHIGLLCVQSKPEDRPDISVVVFMLTRDSMGLQLPSQPAFFFGRESPLALGSDARSSYTYDRSGFILEQGLSVNEVTLSELYPR, encoded by the exons ATGCCAATGGAGTGGAGACTTCCAACTGCGGCCAGGAGGAAGCCAAGCCAGTGCCCACTACGCCGTGGGTCCGTGGCGATGTGTAAACAAGGCGCTCCTCCTCTGCCGCTGCCGATGCTCGCCGGCCGCTATACCATCATCATCCTTGTCTTCGCTTTCCTGCTGCCGGCGCCCCTGGCCGTGGAGATCCCGCCTTCTGATTGCGACGGCAACAAGTACGCGGCCAACAGCACGTTCCAGGCGAACCTGAACCTTCTCGCGGCAGCGCTCCCCGTCAACGCCTCCGTCTCGCCGGCGGGCTTCGCAACCCTTGGCTTTGGCACGGCGCCCGCCCAGGCCAACGGTCTGGCGCTTTGCCGCGGCGACACCAACGCGTCCACCTGCGCCGCCTGTGTCGCGGCGGCGTTCCAGGACGCGCAGCAGCTCTGCCCGCTGTACATGGGCGCCACCGTGTACCGTGGCGCCTGCGTCCTCCGCTTCGCCAACTGGCAGTTCCTCGATTTCCTCAAAGAGGGCCAGTGGCTTGTGTCGGAATTCTT TCCTTCGATTGGTACGTCCTTGGAGAGCGTCAACGCCTCGGATGCCTGGTTCAGCGCCGCCGTCACGGGGATCTTCAGGGCTCTAGTCGACCGCGCGGTGGCGACGAGCAACGCGACGAGGAAGTACTTCGCCACGGGCGAGATGGACTTCGACCCCAAGCTCTACGGACTTGCGCAGTGCGTGCCGGATCTCACGCTGGCGCAGTGCCGGGAGTGCCTCCAGGACCTCGTGACGATAGTGACGACGCAGTATTTGAGCGGGCGGCCGCCCTCGATTAACGCTTTCGTGGTGTGGTGCTCCCTGATATACAGCGTGTCGCCGGTCTACGACGGCCGGGCGATGTTGCAGCTTGCCGCGCCGCCGGTACCACCACCGTCGGCCACCTTCACGTCCCCCTCTTCAG GGAagaaaagaagtgcagctggaaTCTCTGCAGGCGTAGCCTGTTCCATTGCGTTCATGTTGATTATTTCAGTTATTTGTTTCCTTCGATTCCAGAGGAGAATTAACTCGACAGAGAACGATCACC CACTGAAGAAGATAGGGAGAGCACAATGCACGATCTTTGATTTGCCAACATTGCTAGAGGCCACTGAACACTTCTCAGAGAATAATAAGCTAGGAGAAGGTGGTTTTGGTACAGTATACAAG GGGATCCTCTCTGATGGGCAGGAGATAGCAGTCAAGACGCTCTTAGGAAGAACCAGGGAAGGGTTGCAACAACTACACAATGAAGTGCTGGTACTGGCAGAGCTTCAGCACAAGAACCTTGTTAGGTTACATGGGTTTTGCTTGCATCAGAGTGACACACTGCTGGTTTATGAATACATCAAGAATGGGAGCCTCGACAACTTTCTATTTG ATGATAGCAACGGAAATGCACTTAATTGGGAACAACAGTACAACatcatcattggaattgccaAGGGGATATTGTACCTCCATGAGGACTCGAGCATGAGGATCATCCACCGGGACCTGAAGGCAAATAACATTCTTCTGGATGACAACATGGAGCCCAAAATTGCAGATTTTGGGTTGGCAAGGCTTATTGGAGAAGGCCACACTCACACTCAGACAGCCAGAGTTGTCGGAACATT CGGCTATATGGCGCCAGAGTATGCAATGCAAGGTAGTGTGTCACCCAAGATTGATGTCTTCAGCTTCGGTGTGTTGGTCCTTGAAATTGTGACCAGGAGAAGCAACTGCAGTTCTGATGACCACAGCACTGTCAATCTCCTTAGTGAT GTCTGGGATCACTGGTCCAAAGGGACGATGTTGCAAATGCTTCACCCATCGCTGGATGAGGTTGCTCAAAGCCAGGCGCTACGATGCATCCACATCGGTCTGCTGTGCGTCCAGTCGAAACCTGAGGACAGGCCTGACATATCAGTCGTGGTATTCATGTTAACCAGGGATAGTATGGGGCTCCAGCTGCCGTCGCAGCCTGCATTCTTCTTTGGTAGAGAATCACCTTTAGCTTTAGGGTCAGATGCTCGAAGCAGCTATACATACGACCGGTCTGGTTTCATATTGGAACAGGGTTTATCTGTGAATGAGGTtacactcag tgaactgtatcctagatag